The DNA region aggaaacatagaGATTAATATCTACATTAGTCAGATGATAAAACCTGAGGGTTGGACTCTTTCAGACCcatgaattaataaatgaatgaattgatGTCTTGTGTGGTGAcactgagagcctcagtcctgtagataatataaatatattctgtatgaacgcagcatcagcgATATAGACATAGTCAAAGAGAAAGTGTTTGTTTATTCTCCGTTTATTATCTCACTAACTTAATCATTAACACTtctgcattaattactttctgcttttactgcagcaacagtttggtttttggtctgaattattgattttaattcttcatatttttaatgaattattcctcaattgtgacgttcTACGGTTTCTCTGTGTAATTGGTCGGATGCTGTAATCTCCTTCTCTGTCACTGGAGCGTGCACGTAACCAGACTGAAATCACCTGATTAACTTAGTGAGTTGATATCTAGATtagtaggacagcttctgtctgacggacagtgtttggttaggtgaagctaacggagataaatctagctttgtagtacaggtcCTAAAGAGTTGGATATCTCTGTTTGTTGTTTATCAGACTTTGGTCTcagtaaatattgtttgtttgtttatttctttgtttgtttgtttctgtgatttttttatcAGACTTTGGTCTCAGTAAGGAGTCCGTGGACCATGAGAACAAAGCCTTCTCGTTCTGTGGGACGGTGGAGTACATGGCTCCAGAGGTGGTCAACAggagaggacacacacacaccgctgaCTGGTGGTCGTACGGAGTACTGAtggtagcacacacacacacacacactgtcctcAGGGTGTGTTTATGGGTGTGGACTAGTCTAAGCCCCCCCCTCTTGTTTCAGTTTGAGATGCTGACAGGGACGCTGCCATTCCAGGGGAAGGATCGCAAGGAGACCATGACAATGATCCtcaagtcagtgtgtgtgtgtgtgtgtgtgtgtgtgtgtgtgtgtgtgtgtgtgtgtgtgtgtgtgtgtgtgtgtgtgtgtgtgtgtgtgtgtgtgtgtgtgtgtgtgtgtgtgtgtgtgtgtgtgtgtgtgtgtgtgtgtgtgtcactaacTCTGTGCTGCCCCCTACAGGGCTAAGCTGGGAATGCCTCAGTTTCTGAGCTCAGAGGCTCAAAGTCTCCTCAGAAACCTCTTTAAACGTAACCCTGGCAACAGACtgggtaacacacacactgttagcGTGTTAGCATGTTAGCGTGGGGTTATGTCCTTCACTCGTGTTTGTGTTCCAGGAGCTGGAGCAGACGGAGTGGAAGAAATAAAGAGACACCAGTTCTTCTTGTCCATCGACTGGAACGTTAGTCCCTCTGTCCTCCTCCCCCTAACcctcctaaccctaaccctcctaaccctaacacccctaaCCTTCTCCATGTTTTGCGGCCCCTCCAGAAGCTCCTTCGCAGAGAGCTCCACCCCCCGTTCAAACCTGCTGGAGGACGCCCAGATGACACATTCTACTTCGACCCAGAGTTTACAGCTAAGACACCCCGAGGTAACACTACTACACAACCTGTCACCCACTGTGTATGTGTGGGGGTGTGGCCCACCTGTGACTCCGCCCCTCTCTCCCTCAGACTCGCCCGGCATCCCCCCCAGTGCTAACGCTCACCAGCTGTTCAGAGGCTTCAGCTTTGTGGCCATCAGTGAGGAGGACGACGAACCCGTCCACAACACCATCGTACAGGTTGATCACTGACGACTTCATCaacgcctgtgtgtgtgtgtatgtgttactaatgttaatatgtgtgtgtgtgcagcaacTTCACAGGAGTGTGTCTCAGTTCTCGGACTCTTATGAGATCAAAGAGGACATTGGTGTGGGCTCGTACTCTGTCTGTAAACGCTGCCTGCACAAGAGCACAGGGATGGAGTATGCCGTAAAGGTGAGGATGACCtcaggggtcagaggtcagagtaGGTCGACACCAATGACATGTCGTGAGCAcgagggttgggtaggcagggcgttccaaatggagaccaccaaagacaatttcatatgtttctgctggaaagtgttaattcaaatcaactttatttgtatagcacaatgtccaacaaagtcatctcaatgcgcttatcaaaatataaaattcataataagaaagaaaaaacaagtatttatcatctaacaaaatcaccatcataaacactattaaagaaacataaacattatttaatatagcctccatactctccaacaacatatatctcatgacacgacagcacatctgttgtttgtgttggaaacacagaaacatggagaaaatgacaacaacaactcagaacatcctcagtgaggagcatccacaaagtcaatccttccttttgttccattcactgtagaaagaaccaacaatgttctgactttacctttgctgaaggtctggtagctcaggtgttggtctccatcttttaaaagatgtcgtttttcctcaaaaaaaagtttattcatcatctctagcgctgtcatcctgactgtagtgttatcttgcccactagctagagaacgtagcagcagccacgctggatcaattaactaatgcactgtgaacgtacgtatagcatttagcatagcatggttatgtccaaaggcagcgtagagagctgcctttggacgtgaatggttttcatcttggggaacggactgagcatgtgcaaacacataaaaccccactatgagaacagaggcagagcagcaatgtacTTTTgagagagggtgtggcctccttctgtctcctcctcctgcctaactgcagagtgagactgttcacctttgggtaggcactgcctaccttgcctaccctgactgcacaacACTGGTCTACACCATATGGCTTTAAAccaatatctcaatatttttggGGTAAGTCACGATGTACGATATATAACTCGATATTTTATCCTCAATCACTGTACGAATGTTAAATTCAACCCTTTGGTTTATAAAATGACAGCAATATGTCTATATATTAGGGCTGTTCCATCTAAGTAACCtcacaatttgatttgatttgattacgattcagggtgctacgattcAATTATTCAACCATTATCATGATTGATTTTGATTTTCagtgcacccccccccccccccccccccccccccaccaacatTCAGTCTGAACCAACTCAAAAGCTCTCATTGAGTAAAAATAGTGGTATAGAGTCATTAGTGTCTATCTTTTATTAACGTCACGTAACACATTTGATGTATGGAGTATATTTGATGCCCACTATTacatcagagtgtgtgtgtgatgtcactcatCTGTTCTCAGATTATTAATAAAGCAAAGAGAGACCCCACGGAGGAGGTGGAGATCCTACTGAGATATGGACAGCATCCAAACATCATCACCCTCAAAGACGTGAGTCATTGATCAATCAATCAGTGATTGATCTGTGATCAATGTGACAAACTGACCCCATGTGTCTAGGTGTACGATGACGGACGCTCCGTCTTCCTGGTGACGGAGCTGATGAAAGGAGGAGAGCTGCTGGATAAAATCCTGCGTCAGAAGTTTTTCTCTGAGCGTGAGGCGAGCGCCGTCCTCTACACCATCACCAGGACGCTGGAGTACCTGCACGTGCAGGGGGTGGGTACTGGGTGGGTGGGAGGGGGTGGAGCCTAGCAGCAGTCTGGAGGTGgtcaccctgtgtgtgtgtgtgtgtgtgtgtgtgtgtgtgtgtgtgtgtgtgtgtgtgtgtgtgtgtgtgtgtgtgtgtgtgtgtgtgtgtgtgtgtgtgtgtgtgtgtgtgtgtgtgtgtgtgtgtgtgtgtgtgtgtgtgtgtgtgtgtgtgtgtgtgtgtgtgtgtgttctctcagGTGGTCCACAGGGACCTGAAGCCCAGCAACATCCTGTACATGGACGAGAGCGGCAACGCTGAGTCCATCAGGATTTGTGACTTTGGCTTTTCAAAACAACTCAGAGCTGAGAACGGACTGTTAATGACGCCATGCTACACCGCTAACTTTGTAGCTCCAGAGGTAAGACATGCCCCCCGCCCACACCCCCACTGTTGGATAAACCTATAGGACACGTGACATTAGATATTACTATTGGACACACCCCCATTAGATAGTCCTATGGGACACGCCCATTAGATACTCTTATAGGACAAGCCCCCTCCATTAGATAGTCCTATATGACACGCCCCCCCCAGTTAGTCAATATGGCACACCCCCATTAGATACTCCTAGAGGACACGCCCCCATCCATTAGATACTCCTAGAGGACACGCCCCCATCCATTAGATACTCCTATATGACACGCCCCCCCCCAGTTAGTCAATATGGCACACCCCCATTAGATACTCCTAGAGGACACGCCCCATCCATTAGATACTCCTatatgacccccccccccccccccccccccccccccccagttaGTCAATATGGCACACCCCCATTAGATACTCCTAGAGGATACGCCCCCATCCATTAGATACTCCTAGAGGATACGCCCCCCCACCCTTTTAGATAGACCAGGGTTGGcaaatcctggtcctcaagagccactatccagcatgttctagatgtttccctcttccaacacacctgattcaaatgatgaactcatcatcaagctctgcagaatccTGATAaccatcctggtcatttcatcaggtgtgttggaagagggaaacatctaaaacatgctgaatagtggctcttgaggaccaggatttgCCACCCCTGAGATAGCCCTATAGGACACACCCCCAGTGGAGATCGGCTCACTCTGTCTCTGTTCCAGGTGCTGAAGAAGCAGGGCTATGATGCTGCCTGTGACATCTGGAGTTTGGGAGTCCTCCTCTACACCATGTTGACAGGGTACAGTCATCACCTAAccccccacaccccctcccCGCCCGTCCTCATCTGTTTCCCCCCCACTGTCCCCCTGCAGGTTTACGCCCTTTGCTAACGGTCCAGAGGACACCCCTGAGGAGATCCTGGCTCGTATTGGCAGTGGGAAGTTCTCCCTCAGCGGGGGGTATTGGACCTCTGTGTCCATGGAGGCTAAGGTAagacctctgacctttgacccttgATCTCAGAGCTAACCCCTGACCTGTGTAGGATCTGGTGTCCCGCATGCTGCACGTGGATCCCCACCAGCGGCTGACGGCCGGCCAGGTGCTGAGACACCCGTGGGTGACCCACCGGGACCAGCTGCCCAAATACACCCTGAACCGCCAGGACGCCCCTCACCTGGTCAAGGTGAGCACAGAGCCCCACCCCCTCCCACCTCCCCTCACCCTAATTTGTAACGAGCCCATCTGTCCTTTAGGGGGCGATGGCGGCTACCTACTCCGCCCTCAGCAGAAACGTCCCCCCGGTCCTAGAGCCTGTGGGATGTTCCAGTCTGGCCCAGCGGCGAGGGATGAAGAAGATCACCTCCACCGCCCTGTGACCACGCCCCCACCCTGAGGGTGGGACAGATTACTGAGACTCCGCCCCCTCCCTGCACCTCCTCTAAAACTGACCTTAAGCATGTCCGACGCCCACCCGCTGACCTCCGGTCACACAGACACTGACTCTTAGTCATAAAGGGCCGAGCTCCGcccacatatatatacatatacgtcccctctgattggtcaactCCCACAATCTCAGGGACCAAGCCTCACCCCCACCCTCTGTCCCCGCCAACTAATCCGAGCCCTGGTTGGTCTTCTTTTTGCTGCTCAGACAATCGTTGCTGCCTGATTCTGTTTGTCCTCCTGCTGAACCAAGCACTCGAACGCCACACGCTCTGTCTGTGAGGCGTTCACTGACTGCTGGTGAACCTCAGTCGTCTCACTCCATTCCTCAGAGACGACTTAGAGCGGCACGTTGAGACGTTAACATTACAactcaaaaacagtttttaaatatgCTTATTTTAGGGGTGTCTCTCATGCTACGTTCAGGGACTTCCACTCAATCTTCTTCACATAAAAAAGAGCGTAACTGTGCGTCAAACAATCCAACTGTAAATACACAAACTCAGGTCTCCACCAATCAGAGCACTGAAGCACAACATGCAGGGACACGCCCCGCTGTGGACCAAAGGGAGGAAATTGCTATATAATCaaagatttcaaaataaaatggaaagTAGAAGTAGTCActgaatatttaaataaattagaaaaattgGAGGAAAAGATTATTAACAATTTACAAAACTTCACAGGAAAGCATTTGAGAGAAatgactaaattaaaaaaaatggtttgaaaATTACTCAACCTGGGAAacgtttcagaataaaagtttgacaaatatgtgtttgttattgctttgtcaaaataaaagaaatcagaggtcaaataacagaaataaagaaaaaaaaacttgattgaaagcattttcatgaaaaaagatgtgacttcaaaataagactttttgtgcttttcattaaGATTtaaaggtgattttttttttccctccaaaatgtgtgatttttatgttgttttttgtttgtttttttcaaatttcctcTTTTCTCTTCTTACAGTGCCTGACTCCTCATTTCTTTTcaggatgttttattttgacgtTTGAATGTTCACAGACTTTTATTCTGGAGCTTCCTCTCTGACTTGCCTGAATGtttttcacattaaaagcaCCAAAAATGCAGgtatttttctttccttttttatttgccATGAAAAGAGAATTTCTCTTGTAGTGGCCAATttgtgtttcaaaataaaagcacaagctTTTAGTTTGTGTCAGTGACTTTTTGGCTGCATCCTAATATTCCCTTCTATCtactttcctatccactttctTTATCCCtgaaagtgtttaagtggtggccatgataaggagcgttccaattctctttaagctaagtgacaacatttaaagggatattgtaaatcaatgcagttattgatgacaaattaccaaaaatcccagttatgtctcTTGGAATCAATAGATTTGAATGATCTGCCAATAACTTCTGGGAACAAACGCGTCTACATGCATCATGTGACGGTCACGCATTTTGAACATCTTGAGCCAGAATAGTTA from Gouania willdenowi chromosome 20, fGouWil2.1, whole genome shotgun sequence includes:
- the rps6ka3b gene encoding ribosomal protein S6 kinase alpha-3, encoding MPLAQLADPWRRVGGAEDTHQDPDDSVGEDDSLLNSTDEAPITEFNITHHVKEGSEKADSHQFELRKVLGQGSFGKVFLVRKVVGPDAGQLYAMKVLKKATLKVRDRVRTKMERDILVEVNHPFIVKLHYAFQTEGKLYLILDFLRGGDLFTRLSKEVMFTEEDVKFYLAELALALDHLHGLGIIYRDLKPENILLDEEGHIKLTDFGLSKESVDHENKAFSFCGTVEYMAPEVVNRRGHTHTADWWSYGVLMFEMLTGTLPFQGKDRKETMTMILKAKLGMPQFLSSEAQSLLRNLFKRNPGNRLGAGADGVEEIKRHQFFLSIDWNKLLRRELHPPFKPAGGRPDDTFYFDPEFTAKTPRDSPGIPPSANAHQLFRGFSFVAISEEDDEPVHNTIVQQLHRSVSQFSDSYEIKEDIGVGSYSVCKRCLHKSTGMEYAVKIINKAKRDPTEEVEILLRYGQHPNIITLKDVYDDGRSVFLVTELMKGGELLDKILRQKFFSEREASAVLYTITRTLEYLHVQGVVHRDLKPSNILYMDESGNAESIRICDFGFSKQLRAENGLLMTPCYTANFVAPEVLKKQGYDAACDIWSLGVLLYTMLTGFTPFANGPEDTPEEILARIGSGKFSLSGGYWTSVSMEAKDLVSRMLHVDPHQRLTAGQVLRHPWVTHRDQLPKYTLNRQDAPHLVKGAMAATYSALSRNVPPVLEPVGCSSLAQRRGMKKITSTAL